A genomic region of Peptoniphilus sp. ING2-D1G contains the following coding sequences:
- a CDS encoding Membrane protein insertase (High confidence in function and specificity): MSAISRVLGMFLKFIYDVIAATFPSEPENISFFAISIIVATVIIKLAVLPVNISMMKNQKKMAELQPELEKLQKKYKNDPQTLAMKQQKLYKDSNYNVFAGCLPMIVQMIVLIAFYRVFMEPAKYAFTDKAFFDSINKNFFYIDSLESVDKTMILAAIAGITTFLTSFVTMKNPASQATQTQQTKSMQNSMMIVMPLMIFWMGRSFQSGLLLYWVVGNIFSVIQQLITNRMVSKKVAEEVK, translated from the coding sequence ATGAGTGCTATAAGCAGAGTGCTTGGAATGTTTTTAAAATTTATTTATGATGTGATTGCCGCAACATTTCCAAGCGAACCTGAAAACATATCTTTTTTTGCTATTTCAATAATCGTAGCTACAGTGATAATAAAACTTGCCGTACTCCCGGTCAATATTTCCATGATGAAAAATCAAAAGAAAATGGCGGAACTGCAACCGGAACTTGAAAAACTGCAAAAAAAATATAAAAATGATCCTCAAACTCTTGCCATGAAACAGCAAAAACTTTACAAAGATTCAAACTATAATGTTTTTGCTGGTTGTCTACCGATGATAGTGCAAATGATTGTACTTATCGCATTTTATAGAGTTTTTATGGAACCGGCAAAATATGCGTTTACAGACAAGGCGTTTTTTGACAGCATAAACAAAAACTTTTTTTACATCGACAGTTTGGAAAGCGTAGATAAAACTATGATACTTGCTGCAATAGCAGGTATAACTACATTTTTAACTTCATTTGTTACTATGAAAAATCCCGCATCGCAAGCGACACAGACACAACAGACTAAATCCATGCAAAACAGTATGATGATTGTAATGCCGCTTATGATATTTTGGATGGGTAGAAGTTTTCAATCAGGACTTCTTTTGTACTGGGTTGTCGGAAATATATTCTCAGTGATACAACAATTAATAACCAACAGAATGGTCTCAAAGAAAGTAGCGGAGGAAGTTAAATGA
- a CDS encoding ribonuclease P protein component (RNaseP catalyzes the removal of the 5'-leader sequence from pre-tRNA to produce the mature 5'-terminus. It can also cleave other RNA substrates such as 4.5S RNA. The protein component plays an auxiliary but essential role in vivo by binding to the 5'-leader sequence and broadening the substrate specificity of the ribozyme; High confidence in function and specificity) yields MNMKDCYLRKNIDFQRVYKKRNINGNKHITVFFKKNGLDHKRVGFTITKKLGNAVTRNKLKRRLREIYRLNFDLLREGYDYVFVMKKSSVDLSYNELERSFKHICKKIG; encoded by the coding sequence ATGAACATGAAGGATTGTTATTTACGAAAAAATATTGATTTTCAAAGGGTATATAAAAAACGAAATATAAACGGAAATAAACACATTACCGTATTTTTTAAGAAAAATGGCCTGGACCACAAAAGAGTGGGATTTACCATAACTAAAAAATTAGGAAATGCAGTAACAAGAAATAAACTTAAAAGAAGGTTAAGGGAGATCTACAGACTTAATTTCGATTTGCTAAGAGAGGGATACGATTACGTATTTGTGATGAAAAAATCTTCTGTGGACTTATCTTATAATGAACTTGAAAGATCCTTTAAACACATTTGTAAAAAAATAGGGTGA